From the Plutella xylostella chromosome 5, ilPluXylo3.1, whole genome shotgun sequence genome, the window tattttaataacgttatgggtaagtacttaaaaagaATATTCAAATGAAATCAATAGCTTCAAATGGTaaccaaaaaagtattaaacgATATtccattatataaaataaaaatcttcaGAATGTTTAGTTACTTTGatgttcaaaataaaatttagtaggtacttaggtacatttaatttGCACATTGGCTAGCGAATAGCAAACACatcatgtaggtatatacatacctactatacagggtatactaagccgaaacctacatgtgcagcatggtatatctaagcctgaaactaaaatcagaatttgaaaattcgcgaattttttttttcattttccgtagaaactttgttggtcacgtgactttttactatgagaaaatatttatttttttcgcgaatttccaaattctgatttcagattcgggcttagatataccaagctgcacatgtaggtttcggcttagtataccaattttgcaacaccctgtatacctactaGGCTACTTCTTATAACAGACTTTGTATTTTATAGAATACTAGCTgatcccgcgcgcttcgcttcgtctttaaaagttttcccttgggaattccgggataaaaagtagcctatgttctttcccagggtttAGACCgtatatataccaaatttcattcaaatccgttttgGCGTGacagagtaacagacagacaaacacagttactttcgcatttttaatattagttaggatcaaaatgtattgaacctcactccggattcagaatcgagttttgaCAATTAGCTTTATAGAATCCCAAAGCAGTTTGGTtaggtttgtaataattatattttacataataatatgctgtaAATTACactgaaataatatttaaaagaaagTGAAAACCgctttttatattattctaGTCGCTTTGTGCAGACGTTGAGAGCCATCGCTTTTACAATATGACGCTCCGCTTCCTGTCTAGACTTTTCATGAAATTCAGTAATTCAGTTTAATACTGTGTGACTACGAAATTTTCTATAATACGGGGTCACTGGAATTAAGCTTAGAATAAGGATTCAGATGTTATTTCAAACTAGAGCAATATGGCACGGGAtgcagtaggtaggtatattgttaataatgttattaattatgatGTTTCTAGAAATTCGGAAAAACCTCTGCAGTTAAttttttcatgatagtttTCCAAAAAATCTAGTCGTTGCTACACGTAGGTACACTAGAGGTTTATAGTACATGTTATTTAACAACCTTCTGTCTACcaaagaataaaattatttgtcttaggtataaataaaccaATCTATGATGCTCTCAAAAAGCGTTTTTTTTgagaacatttattttttcatcaaaagGTTTCTTCatgattaaatttgtatttttcgtGTGATGCCCTTGAATAACAACCCCGAAGGTTTATACTGAAAGGGTGAATTTcaacgtacctacctaattccCTGAAAATACTTGgcgttaataatttcattacattTTGGTGCTAAGagttattttttgtatctGTATTAATGGATTTTTCTTGTGCTCGGAGTTAGGTgtattaaatcaaataaaggcatttttatttaaaatatctcACGTCATTGTTAGTGTTTTATTActtcaagtaaaaaaaatagaataataTTGTTGAACTCTATTTCTACTATGTTTAACGGTGGCTTACATCGtacaacttatttttttttatattctaacAAATTAACGTCGGGGTGCACGTGAAAGTGTTTTTGGTAAAGCCAGTATTTGATACTTTTTTCCAACCGTTTACACTACAATGTAATCGAATAAAAGTGTAAGCAAGCAATATTGTATGTTGCAGTAAACAGTAAAACAGTTTGCTTCAGGAACTTTACAGGCGACGGAATCGAAGGCAGGAAATAAAGCTACCATCGTTATTTTTCCATTGTATTTTCTGTACACAAAGTTATAATGAGACTGGAGTCAACTGAATTTTTGTTTCGtgtacaaaattattatttctacGGTTAATACGTTACGGGGCTATATTATACACCAATATTTTGCAATGTAATTAATTCCAATGAATTTGTAGCTGAGGATGTGGTTACCTTATACGctatattattgaaatattaagaaaaatgataacataattatttgcataaattaattacttatttttattaattactagcAATTCACGCGAGTTCCGCTTTAACATTTTTTCCCGTGACGGAAGTTCTCCCGATTTTTTTTCCGTCTCCGTCCCCATCTCAGTACCCGTCCCCAgtattttaggtacttatagcaaTAAAGCTAAAATCAACTCTACATTTTAGTTGTAacgtatgtaaaaaaaaacaacaaacaaacactcacaccttttactaatgtactcccttatggggtaggcagaggtgcattgttgcacccacttttcgccagtgttattatgttagtcccaatgtaataggtaaTGTTAAAACGTATGTATGGGAAAAAATACTGATTTAAGAGGTTCGGGAAATTATAAGATTATCGCTGTTATAAGCACATTTAGATttcaagatttaaaaaaaatggtctTGGTGTTATTGAGTTACGCGCTCACTGACACATTTTGCTGTTAATGTTTGTATTATCATAAGAAAAAGataattactttttaatttcagaAATTTCAGTGTTAATCCCTCAAAATTGGGTCTGATGTCGAGTTTTTAAAGATCAATACTGAAAAGGAAAAAGAGGGagacataattaattaaattaagatcgAATAAAGTTTGCTACCTTTTCTTCTTGTTATTCTTTTGATGAATCCTTCAATCAAATTAGAACCTTCATTACCTTAGGATACGTTGGgttatactttatttaaattttgtttcgACCAAATGTCGGTTCGTATAATATTaacctgtaggtacttacaaacaGGCTCactcgaaaaaaaatatgcaattatTTTCTTTGGCATTGAGGATATCTGTACGTATGTAAATGTTGACGTGTTTAAGGTGAGGTCTGCTTCACTTTTACGTGAAATCGAAGTTTTTTCTTCGCAATGTTTGCCCCTAACCAATAGCAGTACAAACCCAAAAACCCTGGTGGTATCCAGCGATGCACGTAACTTGACCAAATTTTCAATAGCTGCTCGTGAGACAAAATATTGGATCTTtgtgaatataataaaatcttaattaAAGTTTGCTTACTCGTTGATTTTCAGGTTATAATGATGTGtcttgcccagcagtgggacactgaaatggctacattaaaaaaaaaaaatgatgtgTCTGTGTATGTGTATTTCGTCTTTCGAAGCAAAAATAAGGGATATTTGTAGAGCTATCCTCAATGTTGACGTGTTTAAGGTGAGGTGCTAGCACTCTTTGAGACTCGAGAGACGCGGCGCAGGCCctataacaccctgtattgcaATTTTCCGTAACATGGAATGAAATTGCCAATTGTTCCTTTACGTATAGTTTAATCTACACAGCCGTGTTCTGCTGTATCTTTTTAAATCCACTTAACATAAGTACTATTATTGCCACCCTCAAAAGCCACGGCTATTATTTGGCGGCGCGCCAGTACAACTGTGAAATAGATATCTTTTATTCAACAACTCAAAGTTTTCTCTATAAATCCGACGAGGGCGTCCATGAAAATGTAATGAGAAAGAACTATTTATGGCTAATCCTTTCGGAATAAACTGCTTGAAGCGGTGTCCGCGACGGATAAGGAAATACGGGAGAAGTGTCGTCAGACCTTCATGTACAACTTAGAGGTATGTGAAAGGTATAAGTACCCGATGTTCTATGttcgcgttgttctatggtgtAAGGTAaggtaactaggtatttatcataataaaagCCAGTAACATTTTTAAGAAATGAATTGATTGGCAGACCGTGAAAGTAGAGTTAGGTTGATCATACGAATAAAAGAACTCAGAGTCGTCGCGTTTCCATCATTTCGGAGTTTCGGACGTTGTTTCAACATTTTAGCAGCATATCGCTGAAAATAAAAGCTTCATAAACATATCACATTAACGAATCCACGGACATCTCCCTAAACCGACGTCCTCGAGGGTGTCCATCTAACGCGTAAGGCGTTTCAAGGAAGTGCAAAAACTAGAGGCGAAAAAGGGACAGATTTATACCGTCGCCGGTTGGTGCGAGCAGGATGGAAGACTTAGGCTGGGCGGATTTTTGAATTGCTAATATGTCTGAATGAAAGTGCAGCCGCTATGGCCACCCTCGCTGTGATAATCATTCTAAATAACACGAGAGTGgtttaatgaatttatgtGGCGATCAAAGCAAGAGCAGTGTATTTGCCTACCCACGCTTATGCATATTGagcatacattatttattaataagaataataatattaagtgcCTTGTCATAATTCATCCAAGATATTTAAAACACTACAAAATTTCATACTGTATgagtcatagaacaacgcggactcgggtgtaccatGAAAAGTGGTAAAATAAACCGAAAAATGGCGGTACTTCAAAATAAGCGAAAAAACGTAGAGCAAAAGCTATTAGAATGCCGTCTTTGTCATCCTTTTTAACTTTTTGCAAaactatatacttattattataattattaagattACGTGAACTTACGGAAAAGAGGATACCCCCAGCATGTGTTGCAATAACAACTGGTATTCGGCAACGGAATTCACGTTCAGCCGGTGACAACTCTCTGCCAGACATTCCACCACAGATTGCTGGCAACACCAGCAAAACAACCAATCGGCAGTGACCCTTGTTTCCCTATTAATAAAACCTATTATCGCGCGTAACCCTCAGTTGACATAGACAAAATTGCGATTTTAAAGGATTTAATGAATTAATTTCGTGTAATGAAACCGGATTTTGGCTACAATTATAGCTATGGAATTAACTTGAATGGTGTACCCCCTAAAAGTTGGAATTTTAGGGCGGGATAAAACAAAGTGTTTtctctataaaattttatgtagttAACTTTAAGTCCGGGTTGTCCCTTGCTGTTAATtcattactttttattgccACCTTTAATTAATCAAGCTAGATGTactgtacatacataatatacatacgtCTTGTAATCTACGTCTTCACTTATttgaatgaaaaataatttgattgaaCAAAGTTTTAAAATGATTGTTCCTCGTAGATGCTTGTAGGATGGTGAGGATGAATAATCTGACTccaaataagtttaaatacaGCGTATATTCTTgcttttacaatttacaatgttgatggttagaattttattataagaagAAAGTGACGTTGCCGATTCGGTTTGACAAGTGATAGTGATGGGGTACAGCCACTAGTGATGGGACTGAACATACTCCGGGGCCTTGGAATCCTCAGGTTCCAAAGAGGTGTCTGCAGGCTCCAGCAGAGGACAGAGGTACTTCACTCCTCTTCTGAATGTACCATGGGTAGTTTTGACTTCAGCCACCCGAGCTACGTTGTCCTTTCCTGGGAACAGAGATGTTATACGTCCTAGCCTCCAAGACATTGGGGGGAGATTCTCTTCTTTCAGAAGTACCAGGTCGCCTATTTGCAGTTGTCTAGTAGGAATGCGCCATTTTTGCCTCTGTTGCATCTCCGTGACATATTCTCGTTGCCATCGATTCCAAAAGTGTTGACGGATATACTCTAATCGCTGGTAACGGTCTAGTCTGCTCATCTTAGCATCTTCTAAATTTGGTGATGGAAATGACAGCAATGGACGACCAATTAGGAAATGCCCTGGGGTTAAAGGTTGGTAATCATTAGGGGATGAGGATAATGGACATAAAGGTCTACTGTTGAGGATAGCCTCAATTTGAGTAAACAAAGTTGCCAATTCTTCGAATGTTAAATGACAGTTGCCTAAAATACGCTTTAAATAATACTTTGCCGACTTAACGCCAGCCTCCCATAACCCACCGAAGTGAGGAGCATATGCAGgttgaaaattaaatttgattcCTAACTCTGAAGAAAAAGCTGATATGTCACCAGAGTTAGAAGTAAGGAATTCGCCGATTTCCCTGGCTGCACCAACGAAATTCCGGCCATTATCGCAAAAGAATTCCCTTGGTTTCCCGCGTCGAGAGATAAAACGACGCAATGATAATATAAAAGAATCTTTAGAAAGCTCACTTACAGCTTCTAGATGCAAGCATTTATACCGGAAGCAAACAAATAGACATAAGTAACATTTAGTTATCTT encodes:
- the LOC125491445 gene encoding uncharacterized protein LOC125491445; this translates as MLLHSKHTLTKLLFRREHIRLLHAGPQLLLSSIREYIWPIAGRDLARTTARQCVVCRKVSGKTTTPIMGSLPKQRVDPGFPFLSTGVDFAGPFLITDRKGRGCKITKCYLCLFVCFRYKCLHLEAVSELSKDSFILSLRRFISRRGKPREFFCDNGRNFVGAAREIGEFLTSNSGDISAFSSELGIKFNFQPAYAPHFGGLWEAGVKSAKYYLKRILGNCHLTFEELATLFTQIEAILNSRPLCPLSSSPNDYQPLTPGHFLIGRPLLSFPSPNLEDAKMSRLDRYQRLEYIRQHFWNRWQREYVTEMQQRQKWRIPTRQLQIGDLVLLKEENLPPMSWRLGRITSLFPGKDNVARVAEVKTTHGTFRRGVKYLCPLLEPADTSLEPEDSKAPEYVQSHH